The Paenibacillus sp. BIC5C1 DNA segment TTCCGATTTTTATAATAGTACGTTTTGTCTTCTTCCGTAATTAGTCGCAGAACTTTGCAGGGATTGCCTACTGCAACCACGTTTGGCGGAATATCCTTCGTGACGATGCTGCCTGCGCCTATTACACTATTCTTTCCTATCGTTACACCCGGATTAATGACTGCACCGCTACCAATCCACACATTATCTTCAATAACAACGGGAAATGCATACATTTGCCCTGTTGCACGCAACTCTGCATCGACGGGATGTCCGGTCGTAGATATCGTAACATTAGGGGCGAATAAGACTCCATTGCCAATCGTAACCGTTGTGTCATCCACGATTGTAAGATTGAAATTTACATAGACATT contains these protein-coding regions:
- a CDS encoding maltose acetyltransferase domain-containing protein; amino-acid sequence: MTQRENIKNGLLFTDMGEGLPEERLKGKELVYDFNQTRPSEVAKREALAKQLFGSLGINCWIEPPIHFAYGSNTFIGDNVYVNFNLTIVDDTTVTIGNGVLFAPNVTISTTGHPVDAELRATGQMYAFPVVIEDNVWIGSGAVINPGVTIGKNSVIGAGSIVTKDIPPNVVAVGNPCKVLRLITEEDKTYYYKNRKVQP